CCGCCTCGACGGCGGCCTCCCGGTCCTCCGGGGCGATCAGCACTTCCAGCGCGCGGCGGCCGATGACGTCCTCGGGACGGTAGCCGAGCAGGTTCTCGGCCAGCGCGCTCCAGCCGACGACCGTGCCCCGCGCGTCGAGGACGGCCGTCGCCGCCCGGTGCACGGAGAAGGGGTCTTCCGGGCTCTCGGTGAACGTTCGCAGCGGCGTGTCCATCGCCATCACCCTCGTACGGGAGGACGGCCCCGGCAAGCGCTGCCGGGGCCCCGGAGCCCGGCCGATCCGGGTCCCCGGCGCGGGCCGGACCGTCGCATCGGCCCGGCCCGCGTCTCAGCCCTGCGGGCCCGGCTCGGGGGTGAGGACCACGAAGTCCGCGCCGGCCGGGTCCACGCACACCGCCAGTCGGCCCACGCCCTCCGCGTCCTCGGGCCCCATCATGACCCGGCCGCCGCCCGCCATCACCTTGTCCACCGTGGCGTCGCAGTCCGCCGTCGCGAACACCGGGTGCCAGTACGGCTTGCCGCCCGTCAGCGCCAGGTGCTCGGCGGGCAGTTGCATCATGCCGCCGTGCATCCGCTCGTCCGCCTGGCCCGACGGGGTGATCAGCGTGTACGTGCCGCCGCCGCCCGGCAGGTCCATGTCCTGCGTCCGCCAGCCGAACAGGTTCCCGTAGAACTCCTTCGCACCGGCCATGTCCGTCGTGTACAGCTCCGTCCACGACAGCGTGCCGGTCTGGTCCACCGCGTCGACGCCCTTGGTGCCGCCCGGCTGCCACACGGCGAACTGTCCGCCCTGCGGGTCGGTGTACTGCGCCATCCGGCCCTCGCCGCCCGCGTCCATCGGGGGGACCCGCACCGTGCCGCCCGACTGCCGCACGGTCTCGGTGGCGGCGTCGGCGTCCGGGACGGAGAAGTAGATCATCCACGCCGAGCGCGCCCCCTCCTCCGTGAGCCTCCCGAGCCCGGCGACGGTCTTCCCGCCCAGCTGGAAGGCCCCGTAGTCGTCGGAGTCGGGGCTCATCGGACGGAACTCCCAGCCGAAGACGGAACGGTAGAACTCGGTGGCGGCCTTGGTGTCGGGCGCGCCGAGGTCCAGCCAGCACGGGGAGCCGGGGACGAAGTCGGTGGTGATCACGGGCATTCCTTCGGTCGCGGGAGCGGGCCCGGGGCGGCTGCGGGACCGGGCGGGGCGGGGGCCCCACGGCCAGCGTGGCACCCCCGCCCCGCACCCGCGCGCCCGTGACGGTCGAACCGGTGACGCGCCGCCTCCCGGACGGGCCGTCGGCGGGCCGTCAGAAGGAGTGCGGGTGGCGGAACAGCCGCTCCGGGTCGTACGCCGCCTTCACCTTCGCCAGCCGCGTGACGTTCGCCCCGTAGTAGGCCCGCCGCCAGTCCCGCAGCGCCGGGTCCGTGTAGTTCTGGTACGCCTGGCCGCTCGCCCAGGGCCGCATCGCGTCGTACGTGCCGTCGAGCCACGCCCGGTGCCGGGCCACCGTGCCGGACGGGACCCGGTCCGGCCAGGAGACGATGTACTGCGCCAGGAACAGCGCGTTCCGGTGGACGAACGCCGTGTCGCCCGACCGCACCCGGTTGACCGCGCCGCCCATGGCGTCCAGCGCCACACTGCCCGCGCCGCCCCCGGTCAGCCGCGCCAGCCGCTCCACCCGCGCGATCAGCGCCCGCACCCCGTCGGCGGGGACGGGCCGCGTGTAGAAGTCGGAGCGGGCCGCGTACGACTCGCGCGCCACCCGCCCGCGCGGGTTCCGGCCCGGCAGCGTGCCCTTCTGGTGCGCCTCGGGAACCGTCCAGCCGGACACCCCGCCCATCACCTTCATCGCGTCCATGAACGCGCGGGTGCGCACCGACGCCGACCGGGGCGCCGCGCCGATCCGGTCGGCGAGCCGGTCGATCCGGTTCTCCAGGTCGGCCCGGTCCGTCAGGGCCAGGCCGCCGACCCGCACCACACCGGGACGGCCGCCCACCGGCGCCGACAGGTGCAGATTGGCCCAGATGCCGTCCGGCGCGGTGGGCGCCCAGCGCTGCCACTCCCGCACCACGGCCGCCGCCCGCGCCCACGGCCAGCTGAGGAAGAACGTCGTGCAGGCGGGCGCCGGGTGGGTCCGCATCCGCAGCTCGGTCACCACCCCGAACTGGGCGTTGCCCCCGCCGCGCAGCGCCCAGAACAGGTCCGGGTCGCGGCGCGCGTCCACGTCGCGTATCCGCCCGTCGGCGGTGACGATCCGCGCCCCCGTCAGGCTGTCGCTGGTCAGCCCGTACGCCCGGCTGACCACGCCGATGCCGCCCCCCAGCGCGAGACCCGCCACCCCGACCGTGGGGCAGGACCCGGCCGGCACGGTACGGCGGCGGGCCGTCAGCCGGTCGTACACGTCGACGAGTTTCGCCCCGGCGCCGATCTGCGCGGTCCCGCCGGGGGACATCGACACGGAG
This genomic window from Streptomyces thermolilacinus SPC6 contains:
- a CDS encoding FAD-binding oxidoreductase, which translates into the protein MERTRTYGTTAGTGSTAATGAAGSGAPAGAPGPADRPGPAATGCVRADGGAASRRRLLGAGVAAVTGAFVTGAAGSPPKGTPHGIPPKPAAAKPSAPKGAPRAGDWAALARGLDGRLVRPGERDYDAARTLFNPRFDGLRPSGVAYCARPEDVRTCLEFARRHGVPVSVRSGGHSYAGWSSGPGLVVDVQPMASVSMSPGGTAQIGAGAKLVDVYDRLTARRRTVPAGSCPTVGVAGLALGGGIGVVSRAYGLTSDSLTGARIVTADGRIRDVDARRDPDLFWALRGGGNAQFGVVTELRMRTHPAPACTTFFLSWPWARAAAVVREWQRWAPTAPDGIWANLHLSAPVGGRPGVVRVGGLALTDRADLENRIDRLADRIGAAPRSASVRTRAFMDAMKVMGGVSGWTVPEAHQKGTLPGRNPRGRVARESYAARSDFYTRPVPADGVRALIARVERLARLTGGGAGSVALDAMGGAVNRVRSGDTAFVHRNALFLAQYIVSWPDRVPSGTVARHRAWLDGTYDAMRPWASGQAYQNYTDPALRDWRRAYYGANVTRLAKVKAAYDPERLFRHPHSF
- a CDS encoding VOC family protein, with product MITTDFVPGSPCWLDLGAPDTKAATEFYRSVFGWEFRPMSPDSDDYGAFQLGGKTVAGLGRLTEEGARSAWMIYFSVPDADAATETVRQSGGTVRVPPMDAGGEGRMAQYTDPQGGQFAVWQPGGTKGVDAVDQTGTLSWTELYTTDMAGAKEFYGNLFGWRTQDMDLPGGGGTYTLITPSGQADERMHGGMMQLPAEHLALTGGKPYWHPVFATADCDATVDKVMAGGGRVMMGPEDAEGVGRLAVCVDPAGADFVVLTPEPGPQG